A window from Aquiluna borgnonia encodes these proteins:
- the nrdE gene encoding class 1b ribonucleoside-diphosphate reductase subunit alpha, with translation MSYQDLNAMINLWGEGEKLQLEKDKLAVRKYFLDHVNQNTVFFHSLKERLDYLVENEYYEEEILNQYSFEFIEQLEKLAYSKKFRFEAFMGAYKFYTGYALKTFDGTRYLERFEDRVVMVALTLAAGDEAMAINLVEEIISGRFQPATPTFLNCGKKQRGEFVSCFLLRIEDNMESIARGINSALQLSKRGGGVALSLSNVREYGAPIKKIEGQSSGIIPVMKLLEDSFSYANQLGARQGAGAVYLNAHHPDIMRFLDTKRENADEKIRIKTLSIGVVVPDITLELAKNGEDMYLFSPYDVEKVYGVPFGDISVTEKYAEMVDDPRIRKSKIKARELFERIAELQFESGYPYVMYEDTVNKANPIQGRINMSNLCSEILQVNTPTTYNQDLSYDEIGKDISCNLGSMNIALAMDGGNIGLTIETAIRALTAVSDMSNIESVRSISDGNHKSHAIGLGQMNLHGYLAREKVHYGSEESIDFTNMYFYTVVYHALKASNKIAIERGSYFHNFENSQYASGEYFNKYIDQAWAPTTEKTKELFAKANVAIPTQADWTELKASVMKHGIYNQNLQAVPPTGSISYINNSTSSIHPIASRIEVRKEGKLGRVYYPAPFLSEETWEYYEDAYEVGPEKIIDVYAAATQHVDQGLSLTLFFKDTATTRDVNKAQIYAWKKGIKTIYYIRIRQAALEGTEVENCVSCML, from the coding sequence ATGAGCTATCAGGACCTCAACGCCATGATCAACCTCTGGGGCGAGGGCGAGAAGCTGCAGCTCGAGAAGGACAAGCTGGCAGTCCGCAAGTACTTCCTGGACCACGTAAACCAAAACACCGTCTTCTTCCACAGCCTGAAGGAGCGTCTGGACTACCTGGTGGAAAACGAGTACTACGAGGAGGAAATCCTCAACCAGTACTCATTTGAATTTATCGAGCAGCTCGAGAAGTTGGCCTACTCCAAGAAGTTCCGCTTCGAGGCATTCATGGGTGCCTACAAGTTCTACACCGGCTACGCCCTGAAGACCTTCGATGGCACCCGCTACCTGGAGCGCTTCGAGGACCGAGTGGTCATGGTTGCTCTAACTTTGGCAGCTGGCGATGAGGCGATGGCCATCAACCTGGTTGAGGAGATCATCTCCGGTCGTTTTCAGCCAGCTACCCCAACCTTCCTGAACTGCGGCAAGAAGCAGCGCGGTGAATTCGTCTCCTGCTTCCTACTTCGCATCGAAGACAACATGGAGTCGATCGCGCGCGGCATCAACTCTGCCCTGCAGCTTTCAAAGCGTGGCGGTGGTGTTGCACTCAGCCTTTCCAACGTCCGTGAGTACGGCGCTCCAATCAAGAAGATTGAGGGTCAGTCCTCCGGCATCATTCCGGTTATGAAGCTTCTGGAAGACAGCTTCTCCTACGCCAACCAGCTAGGTGCTCGCCAGGGTGCCGGTGCGGTTTACCTAAACGCCCACCACCCAGACATCATGCGCTTTTTGGACACCAAGCGTGAGAACGCCGACGAGAAAATCCGTATCAAGACCCTATCCATCGGTGTTGTGGTTCCGGACATCACCCTTGAGCTTGCCAAGAACGGCGAGGACATGTACCTGTTCTCCCCTTACGACGTGGAGAAGGTCTACGGAGTGCCATTCGGCGACATTTCTGTAACCGAGAAGTACGCCGAGATGGTGGATGACCCAAGAATCCGCAAGTCCAAGATCAAGGCTCGTGAGCTCTTTGAGCGAATCGCTGAGTTGCAGTTTGAGTCCGGCTACCCATACGTCATGTACGAGGACACCGTAAACAAGGCCAACCCAATTCAGGGTCGCATCAACATGTCAAACCTCTGCTCCGAGATCCTGCAGGTCAACACCCCGACTACCTACAACCAGGACCTTAGCTACGACGAGATCGGCAAGGACATCTCCTGCAACCTCGGCTCCATGAACATTGCCCTGGCAATGGATGGTGGCAACATTGGCCTAACCATTGAGACTGCAATTCGCGCCCTGACCGCGGTTTCTGACATGTCAAACATCGAGAGCGTAAGAAGCATCTCGGATGGAAACCACAAGAGCCACGCAATTGGTCTGGGTCAGATGAACCTGCACGGCTACCTAGCTCGCGAGAAGGTCCACTACGGCTCTGAAGAGTCGATTGACTTCACCAACATGTACTTCTATACCGTGGTCTACCACGCCCTCAAGGCTTCGAACAAGATTGCAATTGAGCGCGGCAGTTACTTCCACAACTTCGAGAACTCGCAGTATGCCTCGGGTGAGTACTTCAACAAGTACATCGACCAGGCATGGGCACCAACCACCGAGAAGACCAAGGAACTGTTTGCCAAGGCAAACGTTGCGATTCCAACCCAAGCCGACTGGACCGAGCTGAAAGCTTCGGTCATGAAGCACGGAATCTACAACCAGAACCTGCAGGCGGTCCCACCAACCGGTTCCATCTCCTACATCAACAACTCCACCAGCTCAATCCACCCCATTGCATCTCGCATTGAGGTTCGCAAGGAGGGCAAGCTAGGCCGCGTTTACTACCCAGCTCCATTCCTTTCGGAGGAGACCTGGGAGTACTACGAGGACGCCTACGAGGTTGGACCGGAGAAGATCATCGACGTCTACGCCGCTGCAACCCAGCACGTAGACCAGGGTCTGTCACTAACCCTGTTCTTCAAGGACACCGCAACCACACGCGATGTCAACAAAGCACAGATCTACGCCTGGAAAAAGGGCATCAAGACCATCTACTACATTCGCATTCGCCAGGCTGCCCTAGAGGGCACCGAGGTCGAAAACTGCGTCAGCTGCATGCTTTAG
- the nrdF gene encoding class 1b ribonucleoside-diphosphate reductase subunit beta codes for MATKLITRPINWNKIEDSVDIDVWNRLTQNFWLPEKVPLSNDVQSWGTLRPHEQKLTMHVFTGLTMLDTIQGTVGSMSLMPDARTPHEEAVITNIAFMESVHAKSYSSVFSTLCSTNEIDEAFRWSEDNPYLQKKAEIILGYYRGDDPLKRKVASTLLESFLFYSGFYLPMYWSSRAKLTNTADLIRLIIRDEAIHGYYIGYKFQLGYNESTTARQEELKAYAYDLLLELYENEIKYTADLYDEIGLTHDVKQFLHYNGNKALMNLGFDPLFPKDDCQVSPAILSALSPASDENHDFFSGSGSSYVIGKHEATTDDDWDF; via the coding sequence ATGGCAACCAAACTGATTACCCGTCCAATCAACTGGAACAAGATCGAAGACTCCGTCGACATCGACGTTTGGAACCGACTAACCCAGAACTTCTGGCTGCCTGAGAAGGTGCCACTGTCCAACGACGTTCAGTCTTGGGGCACTCTGCGTCCACACGAGCAGAAGCTGACCATGCACGTCTTCACCGGACTGACCATGCTGGACACCATCCAGGGCACCGTGGGTTCAATGAGCCTGATGCCGGATGCCAGAACCCCGCACGAGGAGGCTGTCATCACCAACATCGCCTTCATGGAGTCGGTCCACGCCAAGAGCTACTCCAGCGTGTTCTCAACGCTGTGCTCGACCAATGAAATTGATGAGGCATTCCGCTGGTCCGAGGACAACCCTTACCTGCAGAAGAAGGCCGAAATCATCCTGGGCTACTACCGCGGTGATGACCCGCTGAAGCGCAAGGTTGCCTCCACCCTGCTGGAGTCCTTCCTGTTCTACTCCGGCTTCTACCTGCCGATGTACTGGTCCTCTCGCGCCAAGCTCACCAACACCGCCGACCTGATTCGCCTGATCATTCGTGATGAGGCCATCCACGGTTACTACATCGGTTACAAGTTCCAGCTGGGCTACAACGAGTCAACCACTGCCCGACAGGAGGAGCTCAAGGCATACGCCTATGACCTGCTGCTTGAGCTGTATGAGAACGAAATCAAGTACACCGCAGACCTCTACGACGAAATTGGGCTAACCCACGACGTCAAGCAGTTCCTGCACTACAACGGCAACAAGGCCCTGATGAATCTTGGTTTTGACCCGCTGTTCCCGAAGGATGACTGCCAGGTCTCGCCAGCTATTCTCAGCGCCCTGAGCCCAGCGAGCGACGAGAACCACGACTTCTTCTCCGGCTCTGGCTCCTCTTACGTAATCGGTAAGCACGAAGCCACCACTGACGACGACTGGGACTTCTAG
- a CDS encoding HAD-IA family hydrolase produces the protein MRSYFKGLLFDNDGVLVDSMPGAISAWRTWGEKYHPGFELTSDHHGKRAQDLVLSMMGAELFKEADDYINSLEQELAHLTIPLAGSVELTTSMKPGTWTVVTSANPNLARARLTAAGIPIPAEIVTAWDVEKGKPDPEPYLKGASNLGFDIADCVVFEDAASGIQAGLDAGAGLLVGVTEHALDTKADIVVRSLAGITFQDGELVIPDNIRLR, from the coding sequence ATGCGTAGTTACTTCAAGGGACTGCTGTTTGATAACGACGGAGTCCTAGTTGATTCCATGCCCGGTGCCATTAGTGCTTGGCGCACCTGGGGTGAAAAGTACCACCCGGGTTTTGAGCTCACTTCCGACCACCACGGAAAGCGAGCCCAGGATCTCGTGCTATCCATGATGGGCGCAGAGCTATTCAAAGAGGCCGATGACTACATCAATTCACTCGAGCAGGAACTCGCTCACCTAACGATTCCCTTGGCCGGTTCGGTTGAACTAACCACCTCCATGAAACCAGGAACTTGGACCGTGGTCACAAGTGCCAACCCAAACCTTGCCAGGGCCAGGCTCACCGCAGCTGGAATTCCAATTCCAGCTGAGATTGTCACGGCTTGGGATGTTGAAAAGGGCAAGCCGGATCCGGAGCCCTATCTCAAGGGCGCTAGCAACCTTGGTTTTGATATCGCCGATTGCGTTGTTTTCGAGGACGCGGCCTCCGGCATCCAAGCCGGTCTGGATGCCGGTGCCGGGCTTCTGGTTGGAGTCACCGAGCACGCCTTAGACACCAAGGCGGACATTGTGGTTCGCAGCCTTGCAGGAATAACCTTTCAGGACGGCGAATTAGTAATTCCAGACAACATCAGATTGAGGTAA
- a CDS encoding DEAD/DEAH box helicase translates to MPKDFSAPSRASRPAAAGKKRAVAPKWESSRSEAPAKRDGRKGYASNKGDYVPKAERSFDPERKPRAAKDFDPERKPRASREFEADRKPRTTRDFDPSRKSYSSERPDRVARDNDRNRSFEGARAKSSTGKTFSQDVKLEKLESATEAASFATFQEMDLPERLTQELAKMGAAAPFPIQAATIPVAMAGRDVLGRGKTGSGKTIAFGVPLIAMLAAQGNQPRKPLKPKALVLAPTRELADQIDRTLSQLAKSVGFYTTTIYGGVPQFRQEQALKRGVDIAIATPGRLEDLMAQGLVDLSECERIVLDEADHMCELGFVEPVTRILEATGDSQKLLFSATLDKQVASLVKRFMPNPYVYEVPGEVNESSDIDHIVLTMEPKDRSQVFHRLVQGEGKSIVFVRTKATAEALSQSLNDAGVSTARLHGDLNQAQRTRNLERFTHGAARVMIATDLAARGIHVDDVKLVIQLDLPEEYKTYLHRAGRTGRAGRSGTVVSLVPLGRTRKVEGLLERADREAKYVHVTAGDKFVADLAGPIAPPPVVDSLDFGDSRFESTNKSAVKKNLRERHSGNKLYAAKDRRFRQR, encoded by the coding sequence ATGCCAAAAGATTTTTCCGCGCCTTCGCGCGCGTCCAGGCCAGCAGCTGCTGGTAAAAAACGAGCTGTTGCTCCCAAGTGGGAGTCTTCCCGCTCGGAAGCTCCAGCCAAGCGCGATGGCCGCAAGGGCTACGCCTCCAACAAGGGTGACTATGTCCCTAAGGCAGAGCGCAGCTTTGACCCAGAGCGCAAGCCAAGAGCTGCCAAAGACTTCGACCCAGAGCGCAAGCCAAGGGCAAGCCGCGAGTTTGAGGCAGATCGCAAGCCACGCACCACGCGCGATTTTGACCCAAGCCGCAAGAGCTACTCGAGTGAGCGCCCAGACCGAGTTGCCAGGGACAATGACCGCAACCGCAGCTTCGAAGGCGCTCGCGCCAAGAGCTCTACCGGCAAGACCTTCTCTCAGGACGTCAAGCTTGAGAAGCTCGAGAGCGCCACTGAGGCAGCTAGCTTCGCAACCTTCCAGGAGATGGATCTTCCAGAGCGACTGACCCAGGAGCTTGCCAAGATGGGTGCTGCAGCACCTTTCCCAATCCAGGCCGCAACCATCCCGGTTGCCATGGCTGGAAGAGATGTGCTGGGCCGAGGTAAGACCGGTTCGGGCAAGACCATTGCCTTCGGCGTTCCGCTGATTGCCATGCTGGCTGCCCAGGGCAACCAGCCTCGCAAGCCACTAAAGCCAAAGGCCCTGGTCCTAGCACCAACCCGTGAGCTAGCAGACCAGATTGATCGCACGCTCTCCCAGCTTGCAAAGAGCGTTGGCTTCTACACCACTACCATCTACGGTGGTGTGCCTCAGTTCCGTCAGGAGCAGGCGCTTAAGCGCGGTGTTGACATCGCGATCGCCACCCCGGGCAGACTTGAAGACCTAATGGCTCAGGGCTTAGTTGATCTGTCTGAGTGTGAGCGCATTGTTTTGGATGAGGCTGACCACATGTGTGAGCTGGGCTTTGTTGAGCCGGTAACCCGCATCCTGGAGGCCACCGGAGACTCTCAGAAGCTGCTGTTCTCCGCCACTTTGGACAAGCAGGTTGCCAGCCTGGTCAAGCGCTTCATGCCAAACCCATACGTCTACGAGGTACCGGGTGAGGTAAACGAGTCTTCTGACATCGATCACATTGTGCTAACCATGGAGCCAAAGGACCGCTCACAGGTTTTCCACCGCCTAGTTCAGGGTGAGGGAAAGAGCATCGTGTTCGTTCGCACCAAGGCCACCGCCGAGGCACTTTCTCAGTCGCTAAACGATGCCGGAGTCTCTACCGCTCGTTTGCACGGAGATCTAAACCAAGCACAGCGCACCAGAAACCTAGAGCGCTTCACCCACGGCGCAGCCAGGGTCATGATCGCCACTGACTTAGCAGCTCGCGGTATTCACGTTGACGATGTCAAGCTAGTAATTCAGCTTGACCTCCCAGAGGAGTACAAGACCTACCTGCACCGTGCCGGCCGCACCGGCCGTGCCGGTCGCTCCGGAACCGTGGTCTCTCTGGTTCCACTGGGCCGCACCCGCAAGGTTGAGGGTCTTCTGGAGCGTGCCGACCGCGAAGCCAAGTATGTTCACGTCACCGCAGGTGACAAGTTTGTTGCCGATCTAGCTGGCCCAATTGCCCCGCCACCGGTAGTGGACTCTCTGGACTTTGGAGACTCTCGCTTTGAGAGCACCAACAAGTCCGCGGTGAAAAAGAACTTGCGCGAGCGCCACAGCGGAAATAAGCTATACGCAGCCAAAGACCGCCGGTTTCGGCAAAGGTAA
- a CDS encoding glutaredoxin family protein — translation MAEIEFYGADWCGDCRRSKALLNTLGVEFEMHDVEQSAEEAEKAKAISGRTNIPVIKFADGTHLVEPSDAVLHAELKLRGIIA, via the coding sequence ATGGCAGAAATCGAGTTCTACGGAGCAGACTGGTGCGGCGACTGCAGAAGGTCAAAAGCCTTGCTGAACACCCTCGGGGTTGAGTTTGAAATGCACGACGTTGAGCAAAGTGCCGAGGAAGCCGAGAAGGCCAAGGCCATCTCCGGCCGAACCAACATTCCTGTAATTAAATTTGCCGATGGCACTCACCTTGTGGAGCCATCTGACGCAGTGCTGCACGCAGAGCTCAAGCTCCGCGGCATCATTGCCTAA
- a CDS encoding PfkB family carbohydrate kinase codes for MILVIGEALIDLIGTEGEAGQYVAVVGGANANVALALARRGEPQQFLGRISSDGFGKQIRNHLASNSVGLGLSVAASEQTSLAVATIDRQGVASYSFYVDGTADWGWTEQELPTQAKVSELGAKAVQYGCLGMAIGPGNLVIENWLKGLADAGSVTLSHDLNIRSALGFDREVELERVLRINSFSHIIKASDADIEWLYDLPEGSNLDEIAFSWAENSKLVLITRGSEGADIFHHGNKVRVPAPKISLVDTVGAGDTFMANFLAELSQRDGLGSNPSMRIERLSAEDLRASAAVAVVAAGIVCERKGCEPPSLRETTARLQGSLE; via the coding sequence ATGATTCTGGTAATTGGTGAGGCCCTGATTGACCTGATTGGCACCGAGGGTGAAGCAGGTCAGTATGTCGCGGTGGTTGGCGGAGCCAATGCCAATGTCGCGCTGGCTTTGGCCCGCAGGGGCGAACCGCAGCAGTTTCTGGGACGAATATCAAGCGATGGTTTTGGAAAGCAAATCAGAAACCACCTGGCTTCCAACTCTGTTGGCCTCGGCCTCAGCGTTGCAGCCAGCGAGCAAACCAGCCTTGCGGTTGCGACAATTGACCGCCAAGGGGTTGCCTCCTACAGCTTCTATGTTGACGGAACCGCCGATTGGGGCTGGACCGAGCAGGAGCTGCCAACCCAGGCAAAAGTCTCAGAGCTTGGGGCAAAAGCGGTTCAGTACGGCTGCCTGGGTATGGCCATTGGTCCCGGGAACCTAGTAATCGAAAACTGGCTCAAGGGTCTCGCTGATGCTGGGTCCGTCACTCTTAGTCATGATCTGAACATTCGCTCGGCACTGGGTTTTGATCGAGAAGTTGAGCTTGAGCGAGTGCTTCGAATCAACAGCTTCAGCCACATCATCAAGGCCTCGGATGCCGACATCGAGTGGCTATACGATCTCCCGGAGGGCAGCAATTTGGATGAGATTGCATTCTCCTGGGCGGAAAATAGCAAGTTGGTTTTGATCACCAGAGGCTCGGAGGGTGCGGATATTTTTCACCACGGCAACAAGGTGAGGGTTCCAGCGCCAAAGATTTCTCTGGTCGACACCGTGGGTGCAGGTGACACCTTCATGGCTAATTTCCTTGCCGAGCTTTCACAAAGAGACGGACTGGGTTCTAACCCCAGCATGCGCATTGAGCGGCTGAGCGCAGAGGACCTCAGGGCCTCGGCAGCCGTGGCAGTTGTGGCTGCCGGCATAGTCTGTGAGCGCAAAGGCTGCGAGCCCCCCTCGCTGCGGGAGACTACTGCTCGACTGCAAGGCTCCTTGGAATGA
- the zupT gene encoding zinc transporter ZupT, whose translation MDSALILAFAVTLGAGLATGIGSALAFFTKTTNKSFFAVAMGFSAGVMLYLSFVEILPKSTKYIQETTGETAAMGIAAAALVAGMIVMAVIDALVPSGANPHENTEVELLGESQAKSENRANKALLRTGLFVALAIAIHNFPEGLATFLLVLDDPEIGIALAIAVAMHNIPEGIAVSVPVYYATKSRAKAFRLSFLSGLAEPVGAVIGYLLLAQFLNSFSLGVIFAMVGGVMVFLAIDTLLPTARNSARGHLTVYGFIAGVAVMAASLVLLRL comes from the coding sequence GTGGATAGCGCACTGATACTGGCGTTTGCCGTCACCCTCGGGGCTGGCCTTGCAACCGGAATCGGTTCGGCCCTGGCATTTTTCACCAAGACCACAAACAAGTCTTTTTTTGCCGTTGCGATGGGCTTTTCCGCCGGCGTAATGCTGTATCTGTCGTTTGTTGAGATCCTCCCGAAATCAACCAAATACATTCAAGAAACGACCGGGGAAACCGCGGCCATGGGGATTGCCGCGGCCGCTTTGGTAGCAGGCATGATTGTGATGGCCGTGATCGATGCACTGGTTCCCTCTGGAGCCAACCCCCATGAGAACACTGAGGTCGAACTGCTGGGTGAGTCTCAGGCCAAGAGCGAAAACCGAGCTAACAAAGCGCTTCTGCGCACCGGACTGTTTGTCGCCCTAGCCATCGCCATCCACAACTTCCCTGAGGGCCTTGCAACCTTCCTTTTGGTGCTGGATGACCCAGAGATAGGTATCGCACTCGCGATTGCAGTTGCCATGCACAACATTCCCGAGGGCATCGCGGTCTCGGTTCCCGTCTACTACGCCACCAAATCCCGCGCCAAAGCCTTTCGGCTCAGCTTTCTCTCCGGCCTTGCCGAACCCGTGGGTGCTGTGATTGGCTATCTGCTTTTGGCCCAGTTTCTGAATTCATTCTCGCTGGGAGTCATCTTTGCCATGGTGGGCGGGGTGATGGTGTTTCTCGCCATCGACACCCTGCTCCCAACCGCAAGAAACTCGGCCCGCGGACACCTAACCGTCTACGGTTTCATCGCCGGTGTTGCAGTGATGGCTGCAAGCTTGGTGTTGCTTAGGCTCTAG
- a CDS encoding TM0106 family RecB-like putative nuclease — protein sequence MRSFSTISGVAGFQLSGLSARLGSVKKRGREIWFDSRDLMRAQCSHCTALSVARELEVPELGALLAQFYQKPQNLAITYGMRFEADLERELVANLGDLVAAPKEQTMEATLDLIGAGVPVIYQGVLKGGSGSMPFSGRPDFLVRGDYQLVFTDSGLTAVQLGTDSDRYSAWDAKLSQSPKPEYQVQVGLYADVLRSLNLASSSEHGLILGSRELAGFSSEVLIAQMVAQREKFIAACEEVIDSPPQRIEDIGSLICDASSYCDICEYPALCDFQRRQTNHLQLVAGITRAAVESLHRSGVKSVAALAGFSEPTDKLSQEQVEKLARQARLQQKTYDTGEVYCEVLDRSGLELLRELNPGDLFFDLEGFTFFGEPGGLEYLWGWTSADESFNYRWADTRVEERLAFEAFMNHALSLQQQFPGCRIYHYANYEQVALRKLAARFRSFEAEVEELLGKGVLVDLYKVVKQSLVISQESYSIKKLEAFYSFGRSSDVKEAMGSMEYYDQYLNSSEVEREKLKRQVIAYNQDDCASTLALYKWLKTL from the coding sequence GTGCGTTCCTTTTCCACGATCTCTGGTGTTGCAGGGTTCCAGCTGTCAGGGCTAAGCGCCAGACTAGGAAGCGTGAAAAAGCGCGGCAGGGAAATCTGGTTTGATTCAAGAGATTTGATGCGCGCCCAGTGCTCGCACTGCACCGCACTTTCGGTTGCTCGCGAGCTTGAGGTGCCGGAGCTTGGGGCACTTCTCGCACAGTTTTATCAAAAGCCCCAGAACCTAGCCATCACCTACGGCATGAGATTTGAGGCCGACCTGGAGCGAGAACTGGTTGCAAACCTTGGAGATTTGGTGGCAGCACCCAAGGAGCAAACCATGGAGGCGACCCTGGATCTGATAGGTGCAGGCGTTCCAGTGATTTACCAGGGTGTGCTCAAGGGAGGTTCTGGCTCCATGCCCTTTTCTGGAAGACCGGACTTTTTAGTTCGTGGCGACTACCAGCTGGTCTTCACCGACTCTGGGCTTACCGCAGTTCAACTGGGCACAGACTCAGACCGCTACAGCGCCTGGGATGCCAAGCTGTCCCAGAGCCCAAAACCCGAGTACCAGGTGCAGGTCGGACTCTATGCGGATGTGCTCAGGAGCTTGAATCTGGCTTCATCAAGTGAGCACGGCTTGATTCTCGGTTCGCGCGAGCTAGCTGGATTTTCCTCAGAGGTCCTAATCGCTCAAATGGTGGCGCAACGCGAGAAATTCATAGCCGCCTGCGAAGAGGTAATAGATTCGCCTCCCCAGCGGATCGAAGACATCGGCTCCCTGATTTGCGATGCCTCGAGCTACTGCGACATCTGCGAATACCCGGCACTGTGTGACTTCCAGCGCAGGCAAACCAACCACCTGCAGTTGGTGGCTGGCATCACCAGAGCTGCGGTCGAGTCCCTGCACCGCAGCGGGGTGAAGAGCGTTGCTGCGCTAGCGGGCTTTTCAGAGCCAACAGACAAGTTGAGCCAAGAGCAGGTTGAGAAATTAGCCAGGCAGGCAAGGCTGCAGCAAAAGACCTATGACACCGGTGAGGTTTACTGCGAGGTGCTGGATCGAAGCGGCTTGGAGCTGCTGCGGGAACTAAACCCGGGAGATTTGTTTTTTGACCTGGAGGGATTCACCTTCTTTGGTGAGCCGGGTGGGCTTGAGTATCTGTGGGGCTGGACTTCAGCCGATGAGAGCTTCAACTATCGCTGGGCGGACACCCGCGTAGAGGAGAGGCTGGCTTTTGAGGCCTTTATGAATCATGCACTTTCGCTACAGCAGCAATTCCCCGGTTGCCGGATCTACCACTACGCGAACTACGAGCAGGTCGCGCTTAGGAAATTGGCAGCCAGATTTAGAAGCTTCGAGGCCGAGGTTGAGGAACTCCTTGGAAAAGGGGTGCTGGTTGATCTCTACAAGGTGGTGAAGCAGTCTTTAGTCATCTCTCAGGAGAGCTACAGCATCAAAAAGCTCGAGGCTTTTTACAGCTTTGGTAGAAGTAGCGATGTCAAAGAGGCCATGGGCTCCATGGAGTATTACGACCAGTACCTGAACTCCAGCGAGGTTGAGCGGGAAAAGCTAAAGCGCCAGGTGATTGCATACAACCAAGATGATTGCGCAAGCACACTGGCGCTTTATAAGTGGCTAAAAACTCTTTAG
- the rplL gene encoding 50S ribosomal protein L7/L12, producing the protein MAKLTADQLIEAFKELTLIELSEFVKKFEEVFEVSAAAPVAVAAAAAAPAEAAEEKTEFDVVLEAAGDQKIQVIKEVRAITNLGLGEAKALVDGAPATILEGVKKEAAEDAKAKLEAAGGKVTLK; encoded by the coding sequence ATGGCAAAGCTAACTGCCGACCAGCTCATTGAGGCATTCAAGGAGCTAACCCTGATCGAGCTTTCCGAGTTCGTCAAGAAGTTCGAAGAGGTCTTCGAGGTTTCCGCCGCCGCTCCAGTAGCAGTAGCAGCCGCAGCTGCAGCTCCTGCTGAGGCAGCTGAGGAGAAGACTGAGTTCGACGTAGTCCTAGAGGCTGCTGGCGACCAGAAGATCCAGGTCATCAAGGAGGTTCGTGCAATCACCAACCTCGGCCTAGGTGAGGCTAAGGCTCTAGTTGATGGTGCACCTGCAACCATCCTCGAGGGTGTAAAGAAGGAAGCCGCTGAGGACGCCAAGGCAAAGCTTGAGGCTGCCGGTGGCAAGGTTACCCTGAAGTAA
- the rplJ gene encoding 50S ribosomal protein L10 yields the protein MADKKAKVAELTTSFASSNAIILTEYRGLSVTQLKELRRSLANDATYVVAKNTLLTIAAKDAGVSAFDGQLAGPSAMAFVHGDPVSVAKALKDFAKANPLLVVKTGVMDGIALSEADVKKLADLESREVLLAKAAGALKASLFKAAYTFNALPSGTVRVVDALRQKQESN from the coding sequence ATGGCAGACAAGAAGGCTAAGGTTGCCGAGCTTACGACCTCGTTCGCAAGCTCAAACGCAATCATCCTTACTGAATACCGCGGACTCTCGGTGACTCAGCTCAAAGAGCTGCGTCGCTCATTGGCCAATGACGCAACCTACGTAGTTGCAAAGAACACCCTTCTAACCATTGCAGCAAAGGATGCGGGAGTTTCCGCATTTGATGGCCAGCTTGCTGGTCCATCCGCAATGGCTTTTGTTCACGGTGACCCAGTCTCCGTTGCAAAAGCACTGAAGGATTTCGCAAAGGCTAACCCGCTGCTAGTGGTAAAGACCGGTGTCATGGATGGCATTGCTCTTTCCGAGGCAGATGTTAAGAAGCTTGCAGACCTCGAGTCCCGCGAAGTACTACTGGCCAAGGCCGCTGGTGCTCTAAAGGCCTCGCTGTTCAAGGCTGCCTACACCTTCAACGCCCTTCCTTCGGGAACGGTTCGCGTTGTAGACGCGCTGCGTCAAAAGCAAGAGTCCAACTAA